ATAAATGGACTCCCAGAGAAAAGGACCACTGGGAAATACATATGGCATACTGTGATAACAACATGCTTCCAACTAGGAGGATGGCTTGAGGTAAGCTTTCACTTCCcctgccttctgcttctccagctttcttgtcaCTGCTGCTAAAATTGTTTCAAGGACACTTGAGACTTTTAGTAGAAGtgattttttctccttgtgtcaagaaaaaaaaaataaacagaaggtTTAATATTTACTATGACTACACAGAAGTAGAATATGATTATGAGCTGGAAGTTAGTGTTATCTGAGTACCGTTATTGGAAAgctcaagaaaataaaacagtccaGATTTCCTACTTAAGGGCACATCTCCATTTTGCCAAAAGCTGCAACAAAGAGCATACAGTTTATCATGCTTGAAAGATGCACAAATACCCATCAGGGAAGAGAGATTACTCTCctataaaatatactttttggTTGGAGAGAGATTTGAGAAGAGTTTTCTGGCTCTACCAAGAACCATCACTCCCTGTTTTACCTCAAGGAATAAGGTGTCAAGCTGAAATTTTATGTGGAGAACAAATACTAACACATTGAAGTCTGATACAACAACTGAATTCTATTTAAAGCTGCATCCCTATTCAACTGTAGCATGACAGAGATTTCATTAATCCAGGATTATTTTCCTGAAACgatgtaagaaaaaaattggcCCCAAATATCAATTCAAGTAATCATCTTGATCCTCATCTAAGGGCTCTGGGGACAATGGAAGACACCAGAATTAGACCAATAATAATACTCAGCCCTTTgagcttttcctcttttgagtgctttgcaaaaaaaaaaaaagcctcaccACATCCCTGTGAGGTAGGTCAATAAGTATTATTATACTCCCTTATTACAGATACAGAAACCAAGGCAGAGGAGTTACTTGCCTGAAGGCCACTGCAGGCATCTGTCTCAGAGATGGAGCTGAGAGACAAGATTCCCTAAATCTCAGagaatttctctttctctctcatatCCCCTTCCCTGTACAAGTTTTAATGGAGAAATGAGCAACAGAGAAAGGAGCATTCCTGACAAATAGAACTAGTACTACTCCATGTACTCCAAAAAGGATTATTAAATATACAAGTACCTTATAATTAATGACAGAATGACTGCACACATTATAAAGAAGCCAACGTACAATACAAACCTAGcttaataaataagtaaagacATGCAGCTGCATTGTCAGAGTGCTGAGAGGTCCTCAGCTCCATCAGGTCCCAGATGCCAAGGAGGCAAGCCAACGTCATTCCTGTGACTCTACCGCCACACCGACGAGTGCATGTCTGATAGTGCGACCGTGGAGTTTGTAGCCATCCTGAGTCACCAGTGCTATCGTGCCCGGCTGTATTCCCTCGGCTGGTACGTGGCAGACGATTTCATGGTCGTATGGATCATATTTGCCCCCAACAGGGTTCATCTTCTGAAGGCCATGTTTGGCAAATACACTTTGCAACTTGGCCTCTATGAGCGACAGGCCTTCATAGATTTTCTTTAGAGTCATATTTGGATTACTAGGCTCTGCTTCTTCTGCAGCACTCTCAGTAGTCTTCTCCAAGATATCTGCTACTTCCACGAGGTCCCTGCAGAAACTCTGGATTCCTACATGTACAACGAAGCAAGAAGTACATAAAGAACAGTGACTACACAGAGCTACAGTGCCTACAACAGGCACGAAGTCACTGAAGTTTGAAAGCACCATTACGGCTACTAATTGATTTCAACTCTTACTTCAATGAGAGTAGATGGTGCCTTTTGTATCCTGTAGCCAAAGCTTTAGCATTACATGGGTACTATCATGAAGACTCCCCAAATCAAGATATATGCAGGAAAGGTAAATCTATATAGATCAaaaattattagtattattagtATTTCACTCCAAGAAGTTCTTGGGACTAAGAGTTGTCATTTAGAACACTCTTCCATACCCTCCCAAACAGTCCCACAGTGCTAAATGTTTTGCCAAACAACTCACAGAAACGCCTATACACACAGGGAACAAACAAAATGGGGGGAAATCAATATACTGTAAGGCCATCCATACGTATATCcacaattttattaatattcataTGTTAAAATTGCTGTGGAAGGACTGGATAAAACAGTCCTTTAGTTGGTCATGAAAACTGCCACAGTGtctttcattagaaaaatgtgtttagatCATACACATTTCCAGAAACAGTATAttacacagcacagaaatttcaGGAAAACCAACCTCCCTCAGTTATAATGATGCCATAAGTAATTTTCTGGAAAGATATACgacaaaaacagagaagagaaagagaagcgATAGTTCAGTGCTGTCTACAATTGTACATACATGTTCAAACACGCACAGAATGAAGAAGCATGAAGGAGAGGCAACAAAGGAGCAGACAGAAGCAGACCAATTACCAACTTGTCTCCTCTTGAACCAGGCTCTGCTTTAATGCTCTACAGCCCCCTGTGCCTCACTCCAtgagcaataaataaataaataaataaataaataaacaaactattttttcttcaaatctaAAGCAGGCTGCATACAAAAACTCAGAACTCAAAAAAACTGCAAACCAATAATGCTGATTAACCCAGAACTCAACTGCCATTTTGTAGCACCATGGGCAGAATGgtaataaaacagcagcagctctaaTTTCAAAGCTACTGGAATTAACtacaaaaaaactttcagatATTCACGTGCTATAGAAAATAAtggtttctcattttcaaaaatggtGCTGGCAGAGTGCAATGATTAAACAGTTTCCCCCCTTCACCTGTCTCAGTTGCCAAAGCTACTGATCCAGCTCACTTCACTGAtgctaaaatgtttattatagAAATGTTAAAGACCATCTGATACAGGAACCTACTACCTTTGTCCCTCACAGGATCTACCTCCTAAAAGatagagcagaagagaagagatcATTAAGATAAAACAGGACATTACAACCTGATGAAATTGCTGAGAGTATGAGATACACTCTGAGAGCCAATTGTCAGCATACAGAAGAACCTGTAATTTCCATGGAGTCAGTAGAACTTCACTCAACTGCACTGGagctattttatttagaaaagatCACAAAGCAGTCACTGAGATAAAACTGACAGGACACAGCTGGacatataaaaaaatagtgAGTAAGCCCAGACACCAACAGTCCAGGCCAAACATTGTGTGGACTTTACATggacagagaggagagagaaaagctgctgaGTAGCATTTTATGCTcaggcagcaggcaggccaCTGCAATAAACACAGCTCTTCCTCACTTTGCTTACCAAAGAGTTTGGCATCTTCCACAAACTTCTGGGTTCTCCTCCGGACATTCTCAGAATCTGCCAAAGCTTTCCGGTATCGCTCCTGTAAGCATGATAGCAAGAGCAGACATCAAACAAGGAGTAAAACTGACTTCCTGTCAAGTTTGCAGTCCCTtagaagtcatttaaaaataactaatttcaCACCAGAAGGTTTGTGCTGGGCTCCAgcgttttcattttcattagaaCAAGCAAACCCAACCCCTCTCCTGCTGATTAATCAGCACAACTGCAACTCCCTCAAAAGACCCAAGTCAAGGCCAGAAGCTTTCAGGGCACAGCTCAGTTGGATGCTGCATTgtcaggctgctgctttttgcatgACTCACTGCACCTATTGAGACACTCCTTTCTCTACCAGGCAAGTCTTAGCAACAGATCCACAAACAGCTGATTTATCACTTGTTGCAGTAGTACTTTCTAGGCAATTACCCTCACAATTGCCCCATGCTTCAGTATTTATTCATCTCTTACTCACATTTGAAAATTCCCTATAAAATGATCCCTTCCATTTCCCTGCTAGATGCCAAAGATAACTTCCCTTCTCAGACAATCTGGGTCCAGCACATTGCAACATATAATACTAGTCAGGATAAACCTCCTGCCATTCCCTCTTCACAGCATTGTGAAAGAACTGACCACAGCCCATCTCTCATATACAGTTTTCCCTTCCAGGATCATACTATCAGTGTCTTGCTCCCAGGAGCTACTGACAGTTGGTGTTTCTGGGAAAGGCAGACCGTACTCCTTCCACAGCGTACCCTAATGCCTAGAGCACTGCTGCTTTGAATGCTGCCAGAGCACAGCGATGACGTTTGGATGTTACAATGCTTAGAGAAAAAGATAGGGCTGAAAGACAAAGTCGAAGGGACTGAATGAAAGACAGCAGTGACACCAGCAGCACACTTACAGTTAAATCCCGGACTTGCTCTTCCAATTTGATGGCTTTGTGCTCTAAGGCACAATCAGAAAGGGGATACTTTGGCTCATCGTGGGGATCTTCTGGGCCACACTCATCTCCTGTACttctctgctgagctgcagtgcTGAAAACACATGGGGACACCCTGAAGTACAAActagtgacaaaaaaaaaaaaagttatgttacAACATGGTCATAAAGAAAGATTCCTGTTTAGTGTAATTTCTAAAAGACTCTCTTAAAAAGGTACATAGGATTCTACATAAAACTTTAgctcttttcagaaaagatagGCAAttagcacagaaaacacagacagatattttgaaaaaatcttttattttaggCTCATATCACTACAGAGGCTGTGTGCCACTTCCCTGACATAACTAAAAAAGAGTCTGgtttttacaggaaaacaagctGTTGGTTGCATTTTGCTAACTTCCCAGTACAGATAGTCAATTCTTAACAGTaaacttcagaaagttttttgCAAGGCAGTCTTGAAAAGGACTAAGTAGCAGAGAGctgttttaagaattattttaaaacaaacaaatgttctGAGCAAAATTCAGTAGATCTGTGAATCTGCAGCATTTAACTAGGTACATGGGCAGAGCCTCACCTGCTCCTCTAAGAAGGTAAATTCATGCTGGTACATCAGGTGAAACTCATCCAGAAGGCTGACTCCAGAACTTGCAGATGAAATTATGAAACAACCGAAGAGTCAGATAATTGCATTGAGCTTTATCAACACTGCCTAGATGCCAAGAAGCTTATTCTATAATGTAACTATCTCACAGGTTtcccaaaaaataaatagcgGAAATCTGGCTAAAAACATTTTCGTCAAAAGATGATCAAAAGCACTAGGTTAGACACATTAATAAATCGACAGTGTTTCACTCTGCTTGTCCACAGTGCCCTTCACTGCCACCAATACCGCAGTCACTCCAGGAGCAAAGCGGAGAGTTTTCACCCCACCTCCTCCAGACAGAGAAGCACCCCCTGCATTTACAGCTGACCTGGACAGCATTAGGGCATAGCCTCAGCCTCAGCCTCAGCCTCAGCTgcaccctccccctccccctccccccccccatttcaCACAGGAACAGAGTCTGCAGAAGAAAGCTCAATTTACTTCCAAGAGCAAACATTTTAGTATAGTCTTGACAAGGAAGAGTGAGCCTCTCCTTTCTTAGAAGGACCTCAGCTGAGCAGAACAGGGCTTGCAACACCCCCACAACACGGGGCTTTTGCATACACTAAGTGCGGACCTAGCTTACAGTGGCAACTGAATGGGACGGGTTCGTGCCCCTTAGTCCAGTACTGAactgtgcagctcctgctgaatGAAGGTTCAGGGAGTTAAACCTGCCAAAAACTACCCCTGCTAAAGTGTTTTGTGTCCGGCGTCCTCAGATAGGTTTGCTGAGAGATCTGATGAGTGCAAATGCCAGCG
The Oxyura jamaicensis isolate SHBP4307 breed ruddy duck chromosome 13 unlocalized genomic scaffold, BPBGC_Ojam_1.0 oxy13_random_OJ106581, whole genome shotgun sequence DNA segment above includes these coding regions:
- the LOC118157898 gene encoding grpE protein homolog 2, mitochondrial-like, with the translated sequence MASRSLPAARRRLGALLSLGAPRHGSLYFRVSPCVFSTAAQQRSTGDECGPEDPHDEPKYPLSDCALEHKAIKLEEQVRDLTERYRKALADSENVRRRTQKFVEDAKLFGIQSFCRDLVEVADILEKTTESAAEEAEPSNPNMTLKKIYEGLSLIEAKLQSVFAKHGLQKMNPVGGKYDPYDHEIVCHVPAEGIQPGTIALVTQDGYKLHGRTIRHALVGVAVESQE